One part of the Paraburkholderia flagellata genome encodes these proteins:
- the queE gene encoding 7-carboxy-7-deazaguanine synthase produces MTYAVKEIFYTLQGEGANAGRPAVFCRFAGCNLWSGREEDRAEAVCRFCDTDFVGTDGENGGKFRTPEELVAKIASLWPEGEGNRFVVCTGGEPMLQIDQPFVDALHAAGFEIAIETNGSLPVLETIDWICVSPKADAPLVVTKGNELKVVVPQENQRLADYAKLDFEYFLVQPMDGPSRDLNTKLAIDWCKRHPQWRLSMQTHKYLNIP; encoded by the coding sequence ATGACTTACGCGGTAAAGGAAATTTTCTACACGTTGCAGGGCGAGGGCGCGAACGCCGGGCGTCCGGCCGTGTTCTGCCGGTTCGCCGGCTGCAATCTCTGGTCGGGCCGCGAGGAAGATCGCGCCGAAGCGGTTTGCCGCTTCTGCGACACCGACTTCGTCGGCACCGATGGCGAGAACGGCGGCAAATTCCGCACGCCTGAAGAACTCGTCGCGAAGATCGCATCGCTGTGGCCCGAAGGCGAGGGCAACCGCTTCGTGGTTTGCACGGGCGGCGAGCCGATGCTGCAGATCGACCAGCCGTTCGTCGACGCGCTGCACGCCGCCGGCTTCGAGATCGCGATCGAAACGAACGGCTCGCTGCCGGTGCTCGAAACCATCGACTGGATTTGCGTGAGCCCAAAGGCCGACGCGCCGCTCGTCGTCACGAAGGGCAACGAGTTGAAGGTCGTCGTGCCGCAGGAGAATCAGCGCCTCGCCGACTACGCAAAGCTCGATTTCGAGTATTTTCTCGTGCAGCCCATGGACGGCCCGTCGCGCGACCTGAACACGAAGCTCGCTATCGACTGGTGCAAGCGCCATCCGCAGTGGCGCCTGTCGATGCAGACCCACAAATACCTGAACATTCCCTGA
- the queD gene encoding 6-carboxytetrahydropterin synthase QueD — MTITRKLEFDAGHRIPDHRSQCRNLHGHRYVLEITLEGDLVETEGAPDRGMVMDFADVKSLANQHLVDLWDHAFLVFAGDTQVRGFLETLPGHKTVVIDRIPTVENLAAIAFDILANVYDAHYGVNLRLHKLRLYETPNCWAEVTRD; from the coding sequence CTGACGATCACCCGAAAACTCGAATTCGACGCGGGCCACCGCATCCCCGACCACCGCAGCCAGTGCCGCAACCTGCACGGCCACCGCTACGTGCTCGAAATCACGCTGGAAGGCGACCTCGTCGAAACGGAAGGCGCGCCCGACCGCGGCATGGTGATGGACTTTGCTGACGTGAAGTCGCTCGCGAACCAGCATCTCGTCGATCTGTGGGACCACGCGTTCCTCGTCTTCGCGGGCGATACGCAGGTGCGCGGTTTTCTCGAAACGCTGCCGGGCCACAAGACCGTCGTGATCGACCGTATTCCGACCGTGGAGAACCTCGCGGCCATCGCGTTCGACATTCTCGCGAACGTGTACGACGCGCACTACGGCGTGAATCTGCGCCTGCACAAGCTGCGCCTGTACGAGACGCCGAACTGCTGGGCCGAAGTCACGCGCGACTGA
- a CDS encoding HpcH/HpaI aldolase family protein yields the protein MSTFTNPLKERLKEADPLFGLWLSMGSETAAEALAHAGFDWLLIDMEHTPNDSADTIAQLRAIAAAHLPTEPVVRLPDSEPWLVKHVLDAGARTVMFPNVASAEEAARAVSLTQYPDARTPGGQRGVAGVVRAAAYGMRRDYLQGANAQIATIVQIESAAALAEVEKIARVPGVDCLFVGPADLAASLGHLGDSKHPDVVAAVQRIVAVAREAGVAAGIFAMDAAAARQYREMGFSFIALAADVIWLVRATRQALQEARS from the coding sequence ATGAGCACCTTCACCAATCCCCTCAAGGAACGCCTCAAGGAGGCAGACCCGCTATTCGGTCTATGGCTTTCGATGGGCAGCGAAACCGCCGCCGAGGCGCTCGCGCACGCCGGCTTCGACTGGCTGCTGATCGACATGGAGCACACCCCGAACGACAGCGCCGACACGATCGCCCAACTGCGCGCGATTGCCGCCGCGCATTTGCCCACCGAGCCCGTCGTGCGTCTACCCGATAGCGAGCCGTGGCTCGTGAAGCATGTGCTCGACGCGGGCGCGCGCACGGTGATGTTCCCCAACGTGGCGTCGGCTGAAGAAGCCGCGCGCGCAGTGAGCCTCACGCAGTACCCCGATGCGCGCACGCCCGGCGGCCAGCGCGGCGTGGCGGGCGTGGTGCGCGCGGCGGCCTACGGCATGCGGCGCGACTACCTTCAGGGCGCGAATGCGCAGATCGCGACGATCGTGCAGATCGAGTCGGCGGCGGCGCTGGCCGAAGTCGAGAAGATCGCGAGGGTGCCGGGCGTCGACTGCCTGTTCGTGGGGCCTGCCGATCTCGCAGCGAGCCTTGGCCATCTCGGCGACTCGAAGCATCCGGACGTGGTCGCCGCCGTGCAGCGCATCGTCGCGGTCGCGCGCGAAGCGGGTGTGGCGGCGGGCATTTTCGCGATGGATGCGGCCGCCGCCAGGCAGTATCGCGAAATGGGCTTCAGCTTCATCGCCCTTGCCGCCGACGTGATATGGCTCGTGCGCGCGACGCGCCAGGCGCTCCAGGAGGCGAGATCATGA
- a CDS encoding tetratricopeptide repeat protein, whose product MSAVAAAADGASATAGAESDPQTANAVADYNAGNLSAARAEFQAAAERGNRLAEFNYAMMLVNGEGGAADVGEGRKWLRKAADANMSHAQYVYGKMYDDGDFVERDPVQAHQWFLKAAKQGHVQAELALANQYLDGRGTTRDNKQAFYWYKKAAEGGDMTAQYVTGSFYERGGDGVPKNLNVARAYYAAAAAQGDPVARLKYQQLSAQLMKSAPTQ is encoded by the coding sequence ATGAGCGCCGTCGCAGCAGCAGCGGACGGCGCTAGCGCCACCGCTGGCGCCGAATCCGATCCGCAAACGGCCAACGCTGTTGCCGACTACAACGCGGGCAATCTCAGCGCGGCGCGCGCCGAGTTCCAGGCGGCGGCCGAGCGCGGCAACCGGCTGGCGGAGTTCAACTACGCGATGATGCTGGTGAACGGCGAGGGCGGGGCCGCCGACGTGGGCGAGGGCCGCAAGTGGCTGCGCAAGGCGGCGGACGCGAACATGTCGCACGCACAGTACGTGTACGGCAAGATGTACGACGACGGCGACTTCGTCGAGCGCGATCCGGTACAGGCGCATCAGTGGTTCCTCAAGGCGGCGAAGCAGGGCCATGTGCAGGCGGAGCTTGCGCTCGCGAATCAGTACCTGGACGGGCGCGGGACCACGCGGGACAACAAGCAGGCGTTCTACTGGTACAAGAAGGCCGCCGAGGGCGGCGACATGACGGCGCAGTACGTGACCGGCTCGTTCTATGAGCGCGGAGGCGACGGAGTGCCGAAGAACCTCAACGTCGCGCGTGCGTACTATGCGGCTGCGGCGGCGCAGGGCGATCCCGTGGCGCGGCTGAAGTACCAGCAGTTGAGCGCGCAACTAATGAAGTCGGCGCCCACGCAGTAA
- the rodA gene encoding rod shape-determining protein RodA, whose product MPFFQLDKIDKRAVLDTLRKMFLGFDRPLALTVFLLLCVGIVTLYSASLDVPGRVEDQLRNIMLTFVLMWALANVPPNTLMRFAVPIYTFGIALLIAVALFGLTRKGAKRWINVGVVIQPSEILKIATPLMLAWYYQRREGVMRWYDFVVGFVILLVPVGLIAKQPDLGTAVLVFASGLFVIYFAGLSFKLIVPVLIAGVIAVASIAAFQDKICQPQVNWPLMHDYQKHRICTLLDPTSDPLGKGFHTIQAVIAIGSGGPLGKGWLKGTQSHLEFIPEKHTDFIFAVFSEEFGMAGGLVLLTLYMCLIARGLYIAANGATLFGRLLAGSLTMAFFTYAFVNIGMVSGILPVVGVPLPFMSYGGTALTTLGVAIGLIMSVGRQKRLMQS is encoded by the coding sequence ATGCCTTTCTTCCAGCTCGACAAGATCGACAAGCGCGCCGTGCTCGACACGCTGCGCAAGATGTTCCTCGGCTTCGACCGGCCGCTCGCGCTCACCGTGTTCCTGCTGCTGTGCGTGGGCATCGTCACGCTGTACAGCGCGAGCCTCGACGTGCCGGGCCGCGTAGAGGACCAGCTGCGCAACATCATGCTCACCTTCGTGCTGATGTGGGCGCTCGCCAATGTGCCGCCCAACACGCTCATGCGCTTCGCAGTGCCGATCTATACCTTCGGCATCGCGTTACTGATTGCCGTCGCGCTATTCGGCCTCACGCGCAAGGGCGCGAAGCGCTGGATCAACGTGGGTGTGGTGATTCAGCCCTCGGAAATCCTCAAGATCGCCACGCCGCTCATGCTCGCGTGGTACTACCAGCGCCGCGAAGGCGTGATGCGCTGGTACGACTTCGTCGTCGGCTTCGTGATTCTGCTCGTGCCGGTCGGCCTGATCGCCAAGCAGCCCGATCTCGGCACCGCCGTGCTCGTGTTCGCGTCGGGCCTCTTCGTCATCTATTTCGCGGGGCTCTCGTTCAAGCTGATCGTGCCGGTGCTGATCGCGGGCGTGATCGCGGTGGCGTCGATCGCGGCGTTCCAGGACAAGATCTGTCAGCCGCAGGTGAACTGGCCGCTCATGCACGACTACCAGAAGCACCGCATCTGCACGCTGCTCGACCCCACGTCCGATCCGCTCGGCAAGGGCTTCCACACCATCCAGGCGGTGATCGCGATTGGCTCGGGCGGCCCGCTCGGCAAGGGCTGGCTGAAGGGTACGCAGTCGCATCTGGAATTCATCCCCGAAAAGCACACCGACTTCATCTTCGCGGTGTTCTCCGAGGAGTTCGGCATGGCGGGCGGCCTCGTGCTGCTCACGCTCTATATGTGTTTGATTGCGCGTGGGCTGTATATCGCCGCGAATGGCGCGACGCTCTTCGGGCGATTACTGGCCGGATCGCTCACGATGGCGTTCTTCACCTACGCGTTCGTCAACATCGGCATGGTGAGCGGCATCTTGCCCGTGGTCGGCGTGCCGCTGCCGTTCATGAGCTATGGCGGTACGGCGCTCACCACGCTCGGCGTGGCGATCGGGCTCATCATGAGCGTGGGACGCCAGAAGCGGCTGATGCAGAGTTGA
- the mrdA gene encoding penicillin-binding protein 2: MTEFKDTQQQLTKFRLRVAAAGLFVFVCFGLIALRFLYLQVWNHSKYSLQADENRISVAPIVPNRGIITDRNGVVLAKNYSAYTLEITPSKLTDTLDNTIDELSTVIPIDARDRRRFKKLLEDSKNFESLPIRTRLTDDEVARFTAQRFRFPGVEVRARLFRQYPLGPTAAHVIGYIGRISQRDQERIDDLSDKNDSDPEHYDPRLDANNYNGTDYIGKIGVEQSYETELHGLTGFEEVEVTAGGRPVRTLSRTQATPGNNLVLSIDIALQQVAEQAFAGKRGALVAIEPSTGDILAFVSAPSFDPNSFVDGIDQQTWDELNNSPDHPLLNRPLHGTYPPGSTYKPFMALAALTLHKRTPQWGFSDPGYYMFGGHRFNNDVRSGQGWVDMNRAIMVSNDTYFFMLAHDLGVDNIANFMKPLGFGQLTGIDIAGEARGILPSTEWKRKAYRKPEQQRWYEGETISLGIGQGYNSFTILQLAHATATLADNGILMKPHLVKEIENPITKQERLTVPSESGRLNVSQADIDVVKRGMENVTMNQSGTAFQVFRNAPYTSAGKTGTAQVFSLQGGKYKAHALAENLRDHALFIAFAPAEKPQIAIALIVENGGWGAQAAGPIARRVLDYYLVDRLKPGVVQAAVAAAASATEDASAPVIGAPPETASGAASGAAPGAASSTPATPVVQPVRIAAGFTPLPIPGAASAAEAASASAAAAAAASGAVAAGPASASTASPASASAAAARPSPASSAAGKTRKPRQNVSPDASAATDAVNGGTASADGKPDTGAGRPAPASVPRHFGPGPHRPRRPASASDAATLAPPPKPATGGIDE; the protein is encoded by the coding sequence ATGACCGAATTCAAGGACACCCAGCAGCAGCTCACGAAGTTCCGCCTGCGCGTCGCGGCGGCGGGGCTGTTCGTGTTCGTCTGCTTCGGGCTGATCGCGCTCCGTTTCCTCTATCTGCAGGTCTGGAACCACAGCAAGTACTCGCTGCAGGCGGACGAAAACCGCATTTCCGTCGCGCCCATCGTGCCGAACCGCGGGATCATCACGGACCGCAACGGCGTCGTGCTCGCGAAGAACTATTCCGCGTACACGCTCGAAATCACGCCCTCGAAGCTCACCGACACGCTCGACAACACGATCGACGAGCTTTCGACCGTGATCCCGATCGATGCGCGCGACCGCCGCCGCTTCAAGAAGCTGCTCGAAGACTCGAAGAACTTCGAGAGCCTGCCGATCCGCACGCGCCTGACCGACGACGAAGTCGCGCGCTTCACCGCCCAGCGCTTCCGCTTCCCCGGCGTGGAGGTACGCGCACGCCTGTTCCGCCAGTACCCGCTTGGCCCAACGGCTGCACACGTGATCGGCTATATCGGCCGTATTTCGCAGCGCGACCAGGAGCGCATCGACGATCTCTCCGACAAGAACGACAGCGATCCCGAGCACTACGATCCGCGTCTCGATGCGAACAACTACAACGGCACCGACTACATCGGCAAGATCGGCGTCGAGCAAAGCTACGAAACCGAGTTGCATGGCCTGACGGGCTTCGAGGAAGTGGAAGTGACGGCAGGCGGCCGCCCCGTGCGCACGCTCTCGCGCACGCAGGCTACGCCCGGCAACAACCTCGTGCTGTCGATCGACATCGCTCTGCAGCAGGTCGCCGAGCAGGCGTTCGCGGGCAAGCGCGGTGCGCTTGTGGCGATCGAGCCTTCCACGGGCGACATTCTCGCGTTCGTCTCCGCGCCGAGCTTCGACCCGAACTCGTTCGTGGATGGCATCGACCAGCAAACCTGGGACGAGCTCAACAACTCGCCCGATCACCCGCTGCTGAACCGTCCGCTGCACGGCACCTACCCGCCGGGCTCGACCTACAAGCCGTTCATGGCGCTCGCCGCGCTCACGCTGCACAAGCGCACGCCGCAGTGGGGCTTCTCGGACCCCGGCTACTACATGTTCGGCGGCCACCGCTTCAACAACGACGTGCGCTCGGGCCAGGGCTGGGTCGACATGAACCGCGCGATCATGGTGTCGAACGACACCTACTTCTTCATGCTCGCGCACGACCTGGGCGTGGACAACATCGCGAACTTCATGAAGCCGCTCGGCTTCGGCCAGCTCACCGGTATCGATATCGCGGGCGAGGCGCGCGGCATCCTGCCCTCGACCGAATGGAAGCGCAAGGCGTACCGCAAGCCCGAGCAGCAGAGGTGGTACGAGGGCGAGACGATCAGCCTTGGCATCGGTCAGGGCTACAACTCGTTCACGATCCTGCAGCTCGCGCACGCCACGGCCACGCTCGCCGACAACGGCATTCTGATGAAGCCCCACCTCGTGAAGGAGATCGAAAATCCGATCACGAAGCAGGAGCGACTCACGGTGCCGAGCGAAAGCGGCCGCCTGAACGTCAGCCAGGCCGACATCGACGTCGTGAAGCGCGGCATGGAAAACGTGACGATGAATCAGTCGGGCACGGCCTTTCAGGTGTTCCGCAATGCGCCCTACACCTCGGCGGGCAAGACCGGCACGGCACAGGTGTTCTCGCTGCAGGGCGGCAAGTACAAGGCGCATGCGCTCGCCGAGAATCTGCGCGACCACGCGCTCTTCATCGCGTTCGCACCGGCCGAGAAGCCGCAGATCGCCATCGCGCTGATCGTCGAAAACGGCGGCTGGGGCGCGCAGGCCGCAGGCCCGATCGCACGCCGCGTGCTCGACTACTACCTCGTCGACCGCCTGAAGCCGGGCGTCGTGCAGGCGGCCGTGGCTGCGGCGGCTTCGGCCACGGAGGATGCGTCCGCGCCCGTGATCGGCGCGCCGCCCGAGACGGCGTCCGGCGCGGCTTCGGGTGCAGCGCCCGGCGCGGCTTCGAGCACGCCCGCGACGCCCGTCGTGCAGCCTGTCAGGATCGCCGCCGGCTTCACACCGCTGCCGATTCCCGGCGCGGCATCTGCGGCAGAGGCGGCTTCGGCTTCGGCTGCGGCTGCGGCTGCCGCCTCGGGCGCGGTTGCAGCGGGTCCGGCTTCGGCCTCCACTGCCAGTCCAGCTTCGGCCTCCGCTGCGGCGGCGCGGCCCTCGCCCGCCAGCAGCGCAGCCGGCAAGACTCGCAAGCCCCGCCAGAACGTCAGCCCTGATGCGAGCGCTGCAACCGACGCCGTGAACGGCGGCACCGCCAGCGCGGACGGCAAGCCCGATACGGGCGCCGGCCGCCCCGCGCCCGCCTCCGTGCCCCGCCACTTCGGCCCTGGCCCCCATCGCCCGCGCCGCCCCGCCAGCGCGAGCGACGCGGCCACGCTCGCACCGCCGCCCAAGCCCGCAACGGGCGGCATCGACGAGTAA
- the mreD gene encoding rod shape-determining protein MreD encodes MPRPQYILQPVNPYFIVFSLAAAFLLNLLPWGKLPGVPDFVALVLVFWNIHQPRKVGMGVAFFLGLLMDVHNANLLGEHALAYTLLSFGAITIHRRVLWMSIGLQMFAVMPMLVGAQVVPFVIRLLMGAAFPGWGYLVSGFVEAILWPVASVLLLLPQRRPVDPDDTRPI; translated from the coding sequence ATGCCGCGTCCGCAATACATTCTCCAGCCGGTCAATCCGTACTTCATCGTTTTCAGCCTTGCGGCGGCGTTCCTGTTGAACCTGCTGCCTTGGGGCAAACTGCCCGGCGTACCGGATTTCGTCGCGCTCGTGCTGGTGTTCTGGAACATTCACCAGCCGCGCAAGGTCGGCATGGGCGTCGCGTTCTTCCTAGGGCTCCTCATGGACGTCCACAACGCGAACCTGCTGGGCGAGCACGCGCTCGCGTACACGCTGCTTTCGTTTGGCGCGATCACCATCCACCGCCGCGTGCTGTGGATGTCGATCGGCTTGCAGATGTTCGCCGTCATGCCCATGCTGGTCGGCGCGCAGGTCGTGCCGTTCGTGATCCGCCTGCTGATGGGCGCTGCGTTTCCTGGCTGGGGTTACCTCGTCAGCGGGTTCGTCGAGGCCATCCTCTGGCCGGTCGCGAGCGTGCTGTTGCTCCTGCCGCAGCGCCGCCCCGTCGATCCCGACGATACCCGGCCCATTTGA
- the mreC gene encoding rod shape-determining protein MreC, whose product MEYSPPPLFKQGPSALARLIFFVVLSLALLVSDARFKTLEVVRGVLGAGLYPLQRAALVPRDFFMGAADLAVTSSTLRTENTQLHVRNLQLSQQANAAASLAAENAHLRALLQLSQRIGAQTTPADIQYDTRDPFTQKVVIGGGSQQGIQNGSPVLSEDGVIGQVTRVFPMQSEVTLVTDKDQAVPVEVVRTGLRSVIYGTAKGDLLDLRFVPISADLQVGDELVTSGLDGVYPQGLPVAKVLRVDKQADTAFARVVCLPLAAVRGARQVLVLHYVPQVPPNPIAAEEAAAAAEAKDAKKKPAKAADKKGDKKADDAKAKPAAAAGASGATAPAAPAQQAKPGANAAAADKKPADKKQPEKRPKESLREEAAKAVEQGGH is encoded by the coding sequence ATGGAATACAGTCCGCCGCCCCTCTTTAAACAGGGCCCATCGGCACTCGCACGGCTGATCTTCTTCGTCGTGCTGTCGCTCGCACTCCTCGTCTCCGACGCGCGCTTCAAGACGCTCGAGGTCGTGCGCGGCGTGCTCGGCGCGGGCTTGTACCCGCTGCAACGCGCGGCCCTCGTGCCGCGCGACTTCTTTATGGGCGCCGCTGATCTGGCCGTGACGAGTTCCACGCTGCGCACCGAGAACACGCAACTGCACGTGCGCAATCTCCAGCTTTCGCAGCAGGCCAACGCGGCCGCTTCGCTCGCAGCCGAAAACGCGCACCTGCGCGCGCTGCTGCAGCTCTCGCAGCGCATTGGCGCGCAAACCACGCCTGCTGACATCCAGTACGACACGCGCGACCCGTTCACGCAGAAGGTCGTGATCGGCGGCGGTTCGCAGCAGGGTATCCAGAACGGCTCGCCGGTATTGAGCGAGGACGGCGTGATCGGCCAGGTCACGCGCGTGTTCCCCATGCAGTCCGAAGTCACACTCGTCACCGATAAAGACCAGGCGGTGCCGGTCGAAGTCGTGCGCACGGGCCTTCGCAGCGTGATCTACGGCACGGCGAAGGGCGACCTGCTCGATCTGCGCTTCGTGCCGATCAGCGCCGATCTGCAAGTGGGCGATGAACTGGTGACGAGCGGACTCGACGGCGTATATCCGCAAGGGCTGCCAGTCGCGAAGGTGCTGCGCGTGGACAAGCAGGCCGATACGGCATTCGCACGCGTGGTCTGCCTGCCGCTCGCCGCCGTGCGCGGGGCGCGCCAGGTGCTCGTGCTGCACTACGTCCCGCAGGTGCCGCCCAACCCGATCGCCGCCGAAGAGGCCGCGGCAGCCGCCGAAGCGAAGGACGCGAAGAAGAAGCCCGCCAAGGCCGCAGACAAGAAGGGCGACAAGAAAGCCGACGACGCGAAGGCGAAGCCCGCCGCAGCGGCAGGCGCGTCGGGCGCTACGGCACCGGCCGCCCCCGCGCAGCAGGCGAAGCCTGGAGCAAACGCAGCAGCCGCCGACAAGAAGCCGGCGGATAAAAAGCAGCCCGAGAAAAGGCCCAAGGAGAGCCTGCGGGAAGAGGCAGCGAAGGCCGTCGAGCAAGGGGGCCATTGA
- a CDS encoding rod shape-determining protein encodes MFGFLRSYFSNDLAIDLGTANTLIYMRGKGIVLDEPSVVSIRQEGGPNGKKTIQAVGKEAKQMLGKVPGNIEAIRPMKDGVIADFTVTEQMIKQFIKTAHESRMFSPSPRIIICVPCGSTQVERRAIKEAAHGAGASQVYLIEEPMAAAIGAGLPVSEATGSMVVDIGGGTTEVGVISLGGIVYKGSVRVGGDKFDEAIVNYIRRNYGMLIGEQTAEAIKKEIGSAFPGSEVKEMEVKGRNLSEGIPRSFTISSNEILEALTDPLNQIVSSVKIALEQTPPELGADIAERGMMLTGGGALLRDLDRLLAEETGLPVLVAEDPLTCVVRGSGMALERMDKLGSIFSYE; translated from the coding sequence ATGTTCGGTTTTCTGCGTAGCTACTTCTCCAACGACCTGGCGATCGACCTCGGCACCGCCAACACCCTGATTTACATGCGCGGCAAGGGCATCGTCCTCGACGAACCCTCGGTCGTCTCCATTCGCCAGGAAGGCGGCCCGAACGGCAAGAAGACGATTCAGGCAGTCGGCAAGGAAGCCAAGCAGATGCTCGGCAAGGTCCCGGGCAACATCGAAGCCATCCGCCCGATGAAGGACGGCGTGATCGCCGACTTCACCGTCACCGAGCAGATGATCAAGCAGTTCATCAAGACGGCGCACGAGTCGCGCATGTTCTCGCCGTCGCCGCGCATCATCATCTGCGTGCCGTGCGGTTCGACCCAGGTCGAGCGCCGCGCGATCAAGGAAGCCGCGCACGGCGCGGGCGCCTCGCAGGTCTACCTCATTGAAGAGCCGATGGCCGCCGCGATCGGCGCGGGCCTGCCGGTTTCGGAAGCCACGGGCTCGATGGTCGTCGACATCGGCGGCGGCACGACCGAAGTGGGCGTGATCTCGCTCGGCGGCATCGTGTACAAGGGCTCGGTGCGCGTGGGCGGCGACAAGTTCGACGAAGCGATCGTCAACTACATCCGCCGCAACTACGGCATGCTGATCGGCGAACAAACCGCCGAAGCCATCAAGAAGGAAATCGGCTCGGCCTTCCCGGGTTCCGAAGTCAAGGAAATGGAAGTGAAGGGCCGCAACCTGTCGGAAGGCATTCCGCGCAGCTTCACCATTTCGAGCAACGAAATTCTCGAAGCGCTCACCGACCCGCTGAACCAGATCGTCTCGTCGGTGAAGATCGCGCTCGAACAAACGCCGCCGGAACTCGGCGCCGACATCGCCGAGCGCGGCATGATGCTCACGGGCGGCGGCGCGCTGCTGCGCGACCTGGACCGCCTGCTCGCCGAAGAAACCGGTCTGCCGGTGCTCGTGGCCGAAGACCCGCTCACCTGCGTGGTGCGCGGCTCGGGCATGGCGCTCGAGCGCATGGACAAGCTTGGCAGCATCTTCTCGTACGAGTAA
- the gatC gene encoding Asp-tRNA(Asn)/Glu-tRNA(Gln) amidotransferase subunit GatC, protein MALTLNDVKRIAHLARLELADAEAGNTLERLNDFFGLVEQMQAVDTTGIAPLAHPIEQIEDVALRLREDAVTEIVDREAFQRPAPAVQDGLYLVPRVIE, encoded by the coding sequence ATGGCCCTGACCCTGAACGATGTGAAGCGCATCGCGCATCTTGCGCGCCTCGAACTGGCCGACGCCGAAGCCGGCAATACGCTCGAACGCCTGAACGACTTCTTCGGCCTCGTCGAACAGATGCAGGCCGTGGACACGACTGGCATCGCGCCGCTCGCGCACCCGATCGAACAAATCGAGGATGTCGCGCTGCGCCTGCGCGAGGACGCCGTGACCGAAATCGTGGACCGCGAAGCGTTCCAACGTCCCGCGCCCGCAGTGCAGGACGGACTTTACCTTGTACCGCGCGTGATTGAGTAA